One region of Synechococcus elongatus PCC 11801 genomic DNA includes:
- a CDS encoding SemiSWEET transporter, whose product MNELTHSIGAIAAFCTTISFLPQVLKILKTGDTRAISLPMYALFVAGVGCWLTYGWLRSDWPIIAANLTTGLLSGTVLLLKLRSLRTKPR is encoded by the coding sequence ATGAATGAACTGACCCACTCGATCGGCGCGATCGCTGCTTTCTGCACGACCATCAGTTTTCTGCCACAAGTTCTCAAAATTCTCAAAACCGGCGATACCCGCGCTATCTCACTGCCAATGTATGCACTATTCGTGGCTGGAGTGGGCTGCTGGCTGACCTACGGCTGGCTACGCAGCGACTGGCCAATCATTGCAGCCAATCTCACCACCGGCTTGCTGAGTGGTACTGTCTTGCTGCTGAAACTGCGATCGCTGCGCACCAAACCGCGCTAG
- a CDS encoding phycobiliprotein lyase, whose amino-acid sequence MSLEAFHHFFDCCIGGWSTERTYHYLTRQEVERSHTEFAVRSLSAETKAQVLAVNIMETEQALEQLPGFCLGFHTVSEHGEEVSQELNMLFVPRGTEDGWLVGDYLRDRAYEEARPIVSAFRFNPESRELLMTTHYTRIVSVDSITLVNPRLRVRRILNYVRPTRDDQPLDTLALVGFGVEQKTDG is encoded by the coding sequence ATGAGTCTTGAAGCTTTTCATCACTTTTTTGACTGCTGTATTGGCGGTTGGAGTACTGAACGCACCTACCACTATTTGACTCGCCAAGAAGTGGAACGATCGCATACGGAATTTGCGGTGCGATCGCTCTCCGCCGAGACCAAAGCTCAAGTCTTGGCTGTCAACATCATGGAAACCGAGCAAGCCTTGGAGCAGCTACCGGGCTTTTGCTTGGGCTTTCATACCGTCTCAGAACATGGCGAAGAGGTCAGCCAAGAGCTGAATATGCTGTTTGTGCCGCGAGGTACGGAAGACGGTTGGCTGGTGGGCGACTACCTGCGCGATCGCGCCTATGAGGAAGCCCGCCCCATTGTCTCAGCGTTTCGCTTCAATCCTGAGAGTCGCGAACTGCTGATGACCACGCACTACACGCGTATCGTTTCTGTTGATTCGATTACCTTGGTCAACCCCCGTCTGAGGGTGCGCCGCATCCTCAACTACGTTCGCCCGACTCGCGATGATCAGCCGCTGGATACCCTCGCACTCGTTGGATTTGGCGTCGAGCAAAAAACAGATGGTTAG
- the larB gene encoding nickel pincer cofactor biosynthesis protein LarB has product MIDSQALQRLLEEVAAGAIAPQQALDQLRYLDTEAIGDFARIDHHRQLRTGFPEVIWGQDKTTEQILTLFRAYAARNQAAIATRIEPDRVPRLQAQLPGLTYDPIARIAALQPQPPQPQPGRLGVVCAGTSDLPVAEEAAVIAELWGFRVDRIRDVGVAGLHRLLAERSRLDQADVLIVVAGMEGALPSVIAGLVACPIIAVPTSVGYGASFQGLAALLSMLNSCAPGMGVVNIDNGFGAAQLAGRILRRLHRWGGSDNL; this is encoded by the coding sequence ATGATTGATTCGCAAGCCCTGCAAAGACTGCTGGAAGAAGTCGCAGCAGGTGCGATCGCCCCTCAGCAAGCCCTTGACCAACTGCGTTATCTCGATACGGAAGCGATCGGTGACTTTGCCCGCATCGATCACCATCGCCAGTTGCGCACCGGGTTTCCCGAAGTGATCTGGGGTCAGGACAAGACAACTGAGCAGATTCTGACGCTGTTCCGTGCCTACGCCGCTCGTAATCAAGCCGCGATCGCCACGCGTATTGAGCCCGATCGGGTGCCCCGTCTGCAAGCCCAATTACCTGGCCTCACTTACGATCCGATCGCCCGGATCGCCGCCCTCCAACCCCAGCCTCCCCAACCCCAACCGGGTCGCTTGGGGGTCGTCTGTGCAGGTACCTCGGATCTGCCTGTCGCTGAAGAAGCCGCCGTCATTGCAGAACTCTGGGGCTTTCGTGTCGATCGCATTCGTGACGTGGGGGTGGCTGGCCTGCATCGCCTCTTGGCCGAGCGATCGCGCCTGGATCAGGCAGATGTGCTGATTGTGGTGGCAGGGATGGAAGGGGCGCTGCCCAGTGTGATTGCTGGTCTAGTCGCCTGCCCCATCATCGCTGTGCCCACCAGCGTAGGCTACGGTGCGAGCTTCCAAGGCTTGGCGGCACTGCTGTCGATGCTGAATAGTTGTGCCCCTGGCATGGGTGTGGTCAATATTGACAATGGATTCGGAGCCGCTCAATTGGCTGGGCGGATCCTCCGCCGCCTGCATCGCTGGGGAGGAAGCGACAACCTATGA
- a CDS encoding ABC transporter substrate-binding protein — MTRIRRWLAVLLAAVLLVACSSASSSPRQQLIASVRFDPKTFNYALNEESPNVFGLLYEGLVHVNGFDGSLEPGLAESWDISPDRRQITFQLRPDLRWSDGQPLTAADVDFTYNRIYFNPKVPTGARDILRIDQDLPTVTAVGDRQVVIQTPQPFAPLLRNMALPILPKHALAASLEQMDSQGNPAFLSTWGTETNPQKIIVNGPFRLQRYQPGQRIIFERNPYFYQRDRDGSPLPKLDRLVWQIVENADTQLLQFRSGDLDVLEPIQPGDFSLLKREEQRGDFTIYSGGPEPLTVYLTFNLNQGRRNGKPLVDPIKSAWFNDVRFRQAIAYAIDRSAIVDTAYRGLGVVVNSLIIPQSPFYLSPEEGLPVYNFNQAKAEQLLTEAGFQKDAEGQLRDRQGNPVRFTLLTNAENPVRVAMGARIKGDLARLGIQVDFTPIAFSSVIDRISNQLDWEGLILGLTSNIEPNSGANVWNPEGSLHLFNQQPSASQASIEGRQVAPWEAEIYQLFVAAAQEIDDDRRKEIYGQAQRLAQQYLPFIYLVNRQQIAAVRNTITPIQFSELGGALWNTEYVSVNDDD; from the coding sequence GTGACTAGGATCCGTCGCTGGTTGGCAGTCTTGCTGGCAGCAGTGCTGCTGGTCGCCTGTAGCAGTGCGAGTTCATCGCCGCGTCAGCAGTTGATCGCTAGCGTCCGCTTTGACCCCAAAACGTTTAACTACGCGCTCAATGAAGAGTCGCCTAACGTCTTTGGGCTGCTCTACGAAGGCTTAGTTCATGTCAATGGCTTCGACGGGAGCCTGGAGCCGGGCTTGGCTGAGTCTTGGGACATTAGCCCCGATCGCCGCCAGATCACGTTTCAATTGCGCCCCGATCTGCGCTGGTCTGATGGCCAGCCATTGACGGCAGCCGATGTCGACTTCACCTACAACCGCATCTACTTCAACCCCAAGGTGCCAACGGGCGCGCGCGATATCCTGCGGATTGACCAGGATTTACCAACCGTCACGGCAGTGGGCGATCGCCAAGTGGTGATTCAGACGCCTCAGCCGTTTGCACCGCTGCTGCGCAACATGGCACTGCCAATTTTGCCCAAGCATGCTCTCGCCGCTTCGCTGGAGCAAATGGATAGTCAGGGTAATCCTGCCTTTTTGAGCACGTGGGGGACTGAGACGAATCCCCAGAAAATTATTGTCAATGGACCGTTTCGGCTGCAGCGTTACCAACCCGGCCAGCGGATCATTTTTGAACGTAATCCCTATTTCTATCAGCGCGATCGCGATGGGAGCCCACTGCCCAAACTTGATCGCCTTGTCTGGCAGATTGTTGAGAATGCCGATACACAGCTGCTGCAGTTCCGCTCGGGCGACTTAGACGTTTTAGAACCCATTCAACCCGGTGATTTCTCGCTACTGAAACGGGAAGAACAGCGCGGCGATTTCACCATCTACAGCGGGGGCCCGGAACCGCTGACTGTTTATCTGACGTTTAACCTTAACCAAGGCCGGCGCAATGGAAAGCCACTCGTCGATCCAATTAAATCGGCTTGGTTCAATGACGTTCGCTTCCGGCAAGCGATCGCCTACGCTATCGATCGCTCCGCGATCGTCGATACGGCCTATCGCGGTTTGGGCGTGGTTGTTAACTCTTTAATCATCCCCCAGAGTCCCTTTTATCTCAGTCCTGAGGAGGGCTTACCTGTTTACAACTTCAACCAAGCAAAGGCGGAACAACTGCTGACAGAAGCCGGATTCCAAAAAGATGCCGAAGGACAGCTGCGCGATCGCCAAGGTAATCCTGTTCGCTTCACCTTGCTGACCAATGCCGAGAATCCGGTGCGCGTTGCAATGGGAGCACGGATCAAAGGCGACCTTGCCCGCCTCGGGATTCAGGTTGACTTCACACCGATCGCCTTCAGTAGTGTGATCGACCGGATCAGTAATCAGCTGGACTGGGAGGGGTTAATCCTCGGGTTGACTAGCAACATTGAACCCAACAGCGGCGCCAATGTCTGGAATCCTGAAGGCAGTCTGCATCTCTTTAATCAGCAACCCAGCGCGAGCCAAGCCTCGATCGAAGGGCGTCAAGTTGCACCTTGGGAAGCTGAAATTTATCAACTATTTGTCGCTGCAGCTCAGGAAATTGATGACGATCGCCGCAAGGAAATTTATGGTCAGGCACAGCGACTAGCCCAGCAGTATTTACCCTTTATCTATCTCGTCAACCGCCAACAGATTGCAGCTGTCCGCAACACGATTACTCCGATTCAATTCTCGGAGCTGGGTGGCGCACTGTGGAATACGGAATACGTCTCAGTGAATGACGATGATTGA
- the ispF gene encoding 2-C-methyl-D-erythritol 2,4-cyclodiphosphate synthase, whose translation MSRFRIGNGYDIHRLVEGRPLILGGIQLEHSLGLDGHSDADVLTHAIMDAMLGALSLGDIGHYFPPTDPQWKGADSLQLLAQVHQLIRDRGWSIGNLDSVVVAEQPKLKPHIAAMRDRLASVLGLEPDQIGIKATTNEKLGPTGREEGICAYAVALLVRD comes from the coding sequence ATGAGTCGCTTTCGCATTGGTAATGGCTACGACATCCATCGCTTGGTGGAAGGTCGTCCCCTCATCCTTGGGGGCATTCAACTAGAGCATTCTCTCGGCTTGGATGGGCACAGTGATGCCGATGTGCTGACCCACGCGATCATGGATGCGATGCTCGGCGCCTTGAGTCTGGGCGATATCGGTCACTACTTCCCTCCCACCGACCCGCAGTGGAAAGGCGCAGACAGCCTTCAGTTGCTAGCCCAAGTGCATCAGCTGATCCGCGATCGCGGTTGGAGTATTGGCAACCTTGATTCAGTGGTAGTGGCCGAGCAGCCAAAGCTGAAGCCCCACATTGCCGCGATGCGCGATCGCCTAGCAAGCGTGCTTGGGCTTGAGCCCGATCAAATTGGGATCAAGGCGACCACCAACGAAAAACTGGGGCCCACGGGGCGAGAAGAGGGGATCTGTGCCTATGCCGTGGCGCTGTTGGTGCGTGACTAG
- a CDS encoding DUF6331 family protein, which translates to MNEVVEVIIPKPLWSLLRFCEIHCLAACCGLDAFEFSQQCAEAWLNTAEIETLSQARRQLRNIFSLVDDKNANYLSTQLNFFGDYNAWQNILNQWEILLMQSEMIIPIFLSQDLQRSIDFYQRLGFIANDSINRFTDYVILRRNYIEIHLAVEAMLEPSQSNLACYWRVEQVDALFQEFKQLELPKTGIPRISSLEDKPWGMREFYIIDPDGNLIKIGQRI; encoded by the coding sequence ATGAACGAAGTAGTAGAAGTTATTATCCCAAAACCACTTTGGTCGTTACTCAGATTCTGTGAGATTCACTGTTTAGCTGCTTGTTGTGGTTTAGATGCCTTTGAGTTTAGTCAGCAATGTGCTGAAGCTTGGCTTAATACAGCAGAGATTGAAACTCTTTCGCAAGCTAGGAGGCAATTAAGAAATATTTTCTCTCTTGTTGATGATAAAAATGCTAATTACTTATCAACTCAGCTTAATTTCTTTGGCGATTATAATGCTTGGCAAAACATACTGAATCAATGGGAGATTCTGCTCATGCAATCAGAAATGATCATTCCTATTTTTCTTTCGCAAGACTTGCAACGGAGTATTGATTTCTATCAAAGACTAGGATTTATAGCGAATGACTCAATAAATCGGTTCACTGACTATGTCATCCTTAGACGCAATTATATTGAAATTCACCTTGCCGTCGAAGCGATGTTGGAACCTTCTCAGTCGAATCTAGCTTGCTACTGGAGAGTTGAACAGGTAGATGCACTGTTTCAAGAGTTTAAGCAATTAGAACTTCCTAAGACAGGTATTCCTCGAATTAGTTCGCTAGAAGATAAACCGTGGGGAATGAGAGAGTTTTATATCATCGATCCTGATGGCAATCTCATCAAAATTGGCCAGCGAATCTAG
- a CDS encoding class I SAM-dependent methyltransferase, with protein MSASFPYYEGYDHYRARYPDQAIAKILDGLPVDSLVVADIGAGTGIGSRQLADQGAQVIAIEPGADMRRGAPTYDGVKYIEGSAENIPLETASVDLVTAFQAFHWFDFIKSLQEFRRILKPNGRLALVWNFWDQQDIASQAYTKHLYQAANTTDQYLKPEQNFSLRKQLDKFRYQLFWHGITLPYFQQLERFYFATEQLLDLEDLIGLARSQGSIPQSGEGLHQLIVKLTEFYDHYASPQGFVRIVYKTHVYLAHRS; from the coding sequence ATGTCAGCCTCATTCCCATACTATGAAGGCTACGATCATTACCGCGCAAGATATCCAGATCAGGCGATTGCGAAAATACTAGATGGACTACCAGTCGATTCTCTTGTAGTGGCCGATATCGGTGCTGGCACTGGTATTGGGTCTCGCCAACTCGCAGATCAAGGTGCTCAGGTTATTGCCATAGAGCCAGGTGCTGACATGCGCAGAGGAGCACCTACTTATGATGGCGTGAAGTATATAGAGGGATCAGCTGAAAATATTCCTCTGGAAACTGCTTCGGTTGATTTAGTCACAGCATTTCAAGCATTTCACTGGTTTGACTTTATAAAGTCTTTGCAGGAGTTTAGACGTATTCTTAAACCCAATGGTCGACTTGCCTTAGTTTGGAACTTCTGGGATCAACAAGATATTGCTTCTCAGGCCTATACAAAACATCTCTATCAAGCTGCTAATACAACTGATCAATATCTTAAGCCAGAACAAAATTTTTCTCTGCGAAAGCAGCTGGACAAATTTCGCTATCAGTTATTTTGGCACGGCATTACTTTGCCCTATTTTCAGCAATTAGAGCGATTTTACTTTGCAACTGAGCAACTTCTTGACTTAGAGGATCTGATAGGACTTGCTCGGAGTCAAGGAAGTATTCCTCAATCTGGCGAAGGCCTCCATCAGTTAATCGTAAAATTAACAGAATTTTACGATCATTATGCCAGCCCTCAAGGTTTCGTTCGCATCGTCTATAAAACACATGTTTACCTTGCTCATCGCAGCTAA
- a CDS encoding YdcF family protein → MKYTALIFILLIILVFTLINLVSLIFFRVPTSNTSRTAFDVIIVLGSPADSDGGPSEVMKQRVIEGVKRFYQGQAKHILFTGSAVYSEFIEADVMSEFAHSLGVPKDAILTDTKSKNTYQNIFNSISVMRDQNWLSALVITSPSHIQRTSFILSTYDIEYRVIGNHIPPKIWAWELILGQWEKYIITRLFFSGYSQTYGLRKGE, encoded by the coding sequence ATGAAATACACGGCATTAATTTTTATTCTTTTAATCATACTTGTATTTACATTGATCAACTTAGTCTCCCTAATCTTTTTTAGAGTACCAACAAGCAATACAAGTCGTACAGCTTTTGATGTCATTATTGTCCTTGGAAGCCCAGCTGATTCAGATGGGGGCCCCAGTGAGGTAATGAAGCAGAGGGTAATTGAAGGAGTAAAACGTTTTTATCAAGGGCAGGCAAAGCATATTTTATTTACAGGGAGTGCAGTCTACAGTGAATTCATCGAGGCCGATGTGATGTCAGAATTTGCACACTCTCTAGGAGTGCCGAAAGATGCCATTTTAACTGACACAAAATCGAAAAATACTTATCAAAACATATTTAACTCAATTAGTGTAATGCGTGATCAAAATTGGCTCTCGGCACTAGTTATTACATCTCCCTCTCATATTCAAAGGACGTCTTTTATCTTATCTACTTATGATATTGAATATCGAGTTATTGGAAACCATATACCACCAAAGATTTGGGCATGGGAATTAATTTTAGGGCAGTGGGAGAAGTATATAATTACACGACTATTTTTTAGCGGATATTCACAAACTTACGGCCTTAGAAAAGGAGAATAA
- a CDS encoding cryptochrome/photolyase family protein, with product MTVGIWILGDQLTLQHPALNPESVDRGQARILLVESLEHVQQRPYHRQKLVLVWSAMRHFAADLRSQGWTVDYLEQAPSFARAVSEWCQQYQITELQVMEPADRSFHAIVSGLALPAKLHWLPNRQFLWSTTEFTAWAKPYRQLRLENFYREGRKRWQVLLTEDQEPVGGQWNFDPENRKPPKSGLQPPPAAQFLPDSITQTVIETVRSLELPLYGTLEPFHWPVTRSQALEALDQFLTVKLKTFGPYQDAMVSGQATMWHSLIAPVLNLGLLHPLEVIHRAEQAFYDNQAPIASVEGFIRQILGWREYMHGLHHYFPDTYPQSNWFEHDRSLPEFFWTGKTDLHCLQQCFQQIEAIGYSHHIQRLMILANFALIAGLDPWQVKEWFQATHLDAYDWVMETNVLGMGLFADGGKLASKPYAASANYINRMSNYCQSCRYDPKQRLGDRACPFNALYWDFLDRHEQKLQAQGRIGLILKQLQKMPDSDRAAIRDQAAHWQASWT from the coding sequence ATGACAGTCGGCATTTGGATTCTGGGCGATCAGCTGACGCTGCAACATCCGGCGCTCAATCCGGAATCTGTCGACCGAGGTCAAGCTCGGATTCTGCTGGTTGAATCCCTAGAGCATGTTCAACAGCGACCCTATCACCGGCAAAAGCTGGTCTTAGTGTGGTCTGCCATGCGTCACTTTGCAGCAGATCTGCGATCGCAGGGCTGGACAGTGGATTACCTTGAGCAAGCACCCAGCTTCGCCAGGGCAGTCTCTGAGTGGTGCCAGCAGTATCAGATTACGGAACTGCAGGTGATGGAACCTGCCGATCGCTCGTTTCACGCGATTGTCAGCGGCCTCGCATTACCTGCCAAATTGCATTGGCTACCAAACCGTCAGTTTCTTTGGTCCACGACTGAATTCACAGCCTGGGCCAAGCCCTATAGACAGCTGCGGCTTGAGAATTTCTATCGCGAAGGCCGCAAACGCTGGCAAGTCTTACTGACCGAAGATCAAGAACCGGTTGGGGGGCAATGGAACTTTGATCCGGAGAATCGCAAGCCTCCTAAAAGTGGGCTGCAGCCACCACCAGCCGCTCAATTTTTGCCAGATTCGATCACGCAAACAGTCATTGAAACTGTGCGATCGCTGGAGTTGCCGCTTTATGGAACACTGGAGCCTTTTCATTGGCCAGTGACGCGATCGCAGGCATTGGAAGCCTTGGATCAGTTTTTAACCGTTAAGCTCAAAACCTTTGGCCCCTATCAAGACGCCATGGTCAGCGGCCAAGCAACAATGTGGCATAGCTTGATTGCGCCAGTACTGAATTTAGGACTGCTGCATCCGCTGGAGGTGATTCACCGAGCTGAACAGGCTTTCTATGACAACCAAGCTCCGATCGCCAGCGTCGAAGGCTTTATTCGCCAGATTCTGGGCTGGCGAGAGTATATGCACGGACTCCATCACTATTTTCCTGACACCTATCCGCAATCAAATTGGTTTGAGCACGATCGCTCACTGCCTGAATTCTTTTGGACCGGAAAAACTGATCTCCATTGCCTCCAACAGTGTTTTCAGCAGATTGAAGCGATTGGCTATAGCCATCACATTCAGCGGTTGATGATTCTCGCCAACTTTGCCCTGATTGCTGGACTCGATCCTTGGCAAGTCAAAGAGTGGTTTCAAGCCACTCACCTCGATGCCTATGACTGGGTGATGGAGACGAATGTGCTGGGCATGGGCCTCTTTGCCGATGGCGGGAAGTTGGCCTCAAAACCCTATGCAGCGTCAGCTAACTACATCAATCGAATGAGCAATTACTGTCAGAGTTGTCGCTATGACCCCAAACAACGATTGGGCGATCGCGCTTGTCCGTTCAATGCGCTGTACTGGGATTTTCTCGATCGCCATGAGCAAAAGCTTCAGGCTCAAGGGCGCATAGGCTTAATTCTCAAACAGCTCCAAAAAATGCCAGACAGCGATCGGGCAGCAATTCGCGACCAAGCGGCTCACTGGCAAGCATCTTGGACTTAA